One genomic region from Burkholderia latens encodes:
- the msrP gene encoding protein-methionine-sulfoxide reductase catalytic subunit MsrP gives MWIKTPLRTALTGGDIAQSEITPRAVFENRRRLLQAAGLAAAGGLLGGSGAAFAAYASPDARAVKLAAKTNAKFVAVDKVTPFKDITSYNNFYEFGTDKGDPAQNAGTLRPRPWRVSVEGEVLHPKVFDLDELLKLAPLEERVYRLRCVEGWSMVIPWIGVPFAELVKRVQPTGNAKYVQFITLADPSQMPGLSTPVLDWPYSEGLRMDEAMNPLTLLTMGVYGQVLPNQNGAPVRIVVPWKYGFKSAKSLVKIRFVDKQPKTSWNTYASNEYGFYSNVNPNVDHPRWSQATERRIGEDGFFTPKRKTLMFNGYGDLVASMYQGMDLKKNF, from the coding sequence ATGTGGATCAAAACCCCTTTGCGCACCGCCCTGACGGGCGGTGATATCGCACAGAGCGAGATTACGCCGCGCGCGGTGTTCGAGAACCGGCGGCGCCTATTGCAGGCCGCGGGCCTTGCTGCGGCGGGCGGATTGCTCGGCGGCAGCGGCGCGGCATTCGCCGCGTATGCGTCGCCCGACGCGCGGGCTGTCAAGCTCGCGGCCAAAACCAACGCGAAATTCGTCGCGGTCGACAAGGTGACGCCGTTCAAGGACATCACGTCGTACAACAACTTCTACGAATTCGGCACCGACAAGGGCGACCCGGCGCAGAACGCCGGCACGCTGCGGCCGCGACCGTGGCGCGTGAGCGTCGAGGGCGAGGTGCTGCACCCGAAGGTGTTCGATCTCGACGAACTGCTGAAGCTCGCGCCGCTCGAGGAGCGCGTGTACCGGCTGCGCTGCGTGGAGGGCTGGTCGATGGTGATTCCGTGGATCGGCGTGCCGTTCGCCGAACTGGTCAAGCGCGTGCAGCCGACCGGCAACGCGAAATACGTACAGTTCATCACGCTCGCTGATCCGTCGCAGATGCCGGGGCTGTCGACGCCGGTGCTCGATTGGCCGTATTCGGAAGGCCTGCGGATGGACGAGGCGATGAACCCGCTGACGCTGTTGACGATGGGCGTCTACGGACAGGTGCTGCCGAACCAGAACGGCGCACCGGTGCGAATCGTGGTGCCGTGGAAGTACGGTTTCAAAAGTGCGAAGTCGCTGGTGAAGATTCGCTTCGTCGACAAGCAGCCGAAGACCAGCTGGAACACGTACGCGTCGAACGAATACGGCTTCTATTCGAACGTGAACCCGAACGTCGATCACCCGCGCTGGAGCCAGGCCACCGAACGCCGGATCGGCGAGGACGGCTTTTTCACGCCGAAGCGCAAGACCCTGATGTTCAACGGCTACGGCGATCTCGTCGCATCGATGTATCAGGGCATGGACCTGAAGAAGAACTTTTGA
- a CDS encoding competence protein ComA, translated as MTGRWAARFAPGRHRSTGIDVAAHEVRVAVLSRRGRAADVRVEGLEREPVGLAGGPDDARWAAVARALAAAVSRLSAAGVRCDARGVMALRDDEMRTAALDLAGRDDVADAARQAAERISGLAPDSLAYDWRQDDGPGAAEIEVAVAPQALLERRIDVAAQAGIDLTAVDGESAAALRALRYAARFEHDANGPYAAFWFGDAGVHGWRVDGAVAAPVLAVSGDARAAFSDALRQSGFGTVRCVLVAGDERCIARCGTSVADIGDALGVAAAPFDCNGWDGLPGGPAEASGGPAFALAIGLALRGVWE; from the coding sequence ATGACTGGACGATGGGCGGCGCGATTTGCGCCGGGCAGGCACCGTTCGACGGGGATCGACGTCGCGGCGCACGAGGTGAGAGTGGCCGTGTTGAGCCGCCGAGGACGGGCGGCGGACGTGCGTGTCGAGGGCCTGGAGCGGGAGCCGGTGGGGCTGGCGGGAGGGCCGGACGACGCGCGCTGGGCTGCTGTTGCGCGCGCACTGGCGGCGGCTGTCTCGCGGCTGTCGGCAGCGGGCGTGCGCTGCGACGCGCGCGGCGTGATGGCGCTGCGCGACGACGAGATGCGCACCGCTGCGCTCGATCTCGCAGGGCGGGATGACGTCGCGGACGCAGCCCGGCAGGCGGCCGAGCGGATCTCGGGCCTGGCGCCCGACAGTCTCGCGTACGACTGGCGTCAGGACGACGGCCCGGGTGCCGCCGAGATTGAGGTCGCTGTCGCGCCGCAGGCTTTGCTCGAGCGTCGGATCGACGTGGCTGCGCAGGCGGGCATCGACCTGACGGCCGTCGACGGCGAATCGGCCGCCGCGCTGCGCGCGCTGCGCTATGCCGCGCGGTTCGAGCATGACGCAAACGGTCCGTACGCCGCATTCTGGTTCGGCGATGCGGGCGTACACGGCTGGCGGGTCGACGGCGCGGTTGCCGCGCCGGTGCTCGCGGTGTCCGGCGACGCGCGCGCGGCGTTTTCGGATGCGTTGCGGCAGTCCGGGTTCGGAACGGTGCGCTGCGTGCTCGTGGCCGGCGACGAGCGCTGCATCGCGCGCTGCGGCACGTCGGTTGCCGACATCGGCGATGCGCTTGGCGTGGCCGCGGCGCCATTCGACTGCAACGGTTGGGACGGGTTGCCCGGCGGTCCGGCCGAAGCTTCAGGCGGTCCGGCATTTGCGCTCGCAATCGGGTTGGCGCTTCGCGGGGTCTGGGAATGA
- the aroB gene encoding 3-dehydroquinate synthase, which yields MITVNVDLGDRAYPIHIGAGLIGRTDLYAPHITGSSVTIVTNTTVDPLYGDTLRAALAPLGKRVSTVVLPDGEAYKNWETLNLIFDGLLTERADRKTTLVALGGGVVGDMTGFAAACYMRGVPFIQVPTTLLSQVDSSVGGKTGINHPLGKNMIGAFYQPQAVIADIGALTTLPDRELAAGVAEVIKTGAIADAEFFDWIEANVDALNRREPDALAHAVKRSCEIKASVVAADEREGGLRAILNFGHTFGHAIEAGLGYGEWLHGEAVGCGMVMAGDLSVRLGLLDDASRQRLDTVIAAAHLPVRGPALGDARYMDLMRVDKKAEAGAIKFILLKRFGDTVITQAPDEAVFATLAQTTR from the coding sequence ATGATTACCGTCAACGTCGATCTGGGCGACCGCGCCTATCCGATTCACATTGGTGCCGGCCTGATCGGCCGCACCGACCTGTACGCCCCTCACATCACCGGTTCGTCGGTCACGATCGTCACGAACACGACGGTCGATCCGCTCTACGGCGATACGCTGCGCGCGGCGCTCGCGCCGCTCGGCAAACGCGTGTCGACGGTCGTGTTGCCGGACGGCGAGGCCTACAAGAACTGGGAAACGCTGAACCTGATTTTCGACGGTCTCCTGACCGAGCGCGCCGACCGCAAGACCACGCTCGTCGCGCTCGGCGGCGGCGTGGTCGGCGACATGACGGGATTTGCCGCCGCGTGCTACATGCGCGGCGTACCTTTCATCCAGGTGCCGACGACGCTGCTGTCGCAGGTCGATTCGTCGGTCGGCGGCAAGACGGGCATCAATCATCCGCTCGGCAAGAACATGATCGGCGCGTTCTACCAGCCGCAAGCGGTGATCGCCGATATCGGCGCGCTGACGACGCTGCCCGATCGCGAACTGGCAGCGGGCGTCGCGGAAGTCATCAAGACCGGCGCGATCGCCGATGCGGAATTCTTCGACTGGATCGAGGCGAACGTCGACGCGCTCAATCGCCGCGAGCCTGATGCGCTCGCGCATGCGGTGAAGCGCTCGTGCGAAATCAAGGCAAGCGTAGTCGCGGCCGACGAGCGTGAAGGCGGCCTGCGCGCGATCCTGAATTTCGGCCATACGTTCGGTCATGCGATCGAAGCCGGGCTCGGCTACGGCGAATGGCTGCACGGCGAAGCGGTCGGCTGCGGGATGGTGATGGCCGGCGACCTGTCGGTGCGGCTCGGCCTGCTCGACGACGCGTCGCGGCAGCGGCTGGACACCGTGATTGCCGCCGCGCACCTGCCGGTCCGCGGCCCCGCACTCGGCGATGCGCGCTACATGGATCTGATGCGCGTCGACAAGAAGGCGGAGGCCGGCGCGATCAAGTTCATCCTGCTGAAGCGATTCGGCGATACGGTGATCACGCAGGCCCCCGACGAAGCCGTATTCGCCACCCTGGCGCAGACAACCCGGTAA
- the cyaY gene encoding iron donor protein CyaY yields MSDTEYLARAEAVLAAVERTVDAANDGDHDIDLERNGSVLTLTFENGSKIIINLQPPMKELWIAAKAGGFHYRFVDGQWRDTRTGTEFFAALTDYATQQAGLPITFAA; encoded by the coding sequence ATGTCCGATACCGAATACCTGGCCCGCGCCGAGGCTGTGCTGGCTGCCGTCGAGCGTACCGTGGATGCCGCGAACGACGGCGATCACGACATCGATCTGGAGCGCAACGGCAGCGTGCTGACGCTCACGTTCGAGAACGGCTCGAAGATCATCATCAACCTTCAGCCGCCGATGAAGGAACTGTGGATCGCCGCGAAGGCGGGCGGATTCCACTATCGCTTTGTGGACGGCCAATGGCGCGATACGCGCACCGGCACCGAGTTCTTCGCCGCGCTTACCGATTACGCGACGCAGCAGGCCGGCCTGCCGATCACGTTCGCCGCGTAA
- a CDS encoding shikimate kinase gives MQARDPHANVFFVGLMGAGKTTVGRAVARRLDRTFFDSDHEIEARTGARIPVIFEMEGEAGFRDRESQVIAELTQRESIVLATGGGAVLRAENRDCLKTNGIVVYLRANPHDLWLRTRKDKNRPLLQTDDPKARLEALYDVRDPLYRECADFIIETGRPSVNGLVNMVLMQLELAGVIAKPLQA, from the coding sequence TTGCAAGCGCGGGACCCACATGCAAACGTATTTTTCGTCGGCCTTATGGGAGCGGGTAAGACCACCGTGGGCCGTGCGGTCGCGCGCCGGCTCGACAGGACGTTCTTCGACTCCGATCACGAAATCGAGGCTCGCACGGGTGCGCGCATTCCGGTGATTTTCGAAATGGAGGGCGAGGCCGGCTTTCGCGATCGCGAATCGCAGGTGATCGCCGAGCTCACGCAGCGCGAGAGCATCGTTCTGGCGACGGGCGGCGGTGCGGTGCTGCGTGCCGAAAACCGCGATTGCCTGAAAACCAACGGAATCGTCGTCTATCTGCGCGCCAATCCGCACGATCTCTGGCTGCGCACCCGCAAGGACAAGAACCGCCCGCTGCTGCAAACGGACGATCCGAAGGCGCGTCTCGAAGCGCTCTACGACGTGCGCGACCCGCTTTACCGCGAATGCGCGGACTTCATCATCGAAACCGGCCGCCCGTCGGTCAACGGGCTCGTCAACATGGTGCTGATGCAACTCGAACTCGCAGGCGTCATCGCCAAGCCGCTACAAGCATGA
- the msrQ gene encoding protein-methionine-sulfoxide reductase heme-binding subunit MsrQ: protein MPPSTLTPERARRPRSAAAGASSRTGGAQRAAAPRWLGPAKVLAFAAGLYPLARLVLFALTDRLGANPIEFITRSTGLWTLVMLCVTLAVTPLRRATGVSALLRFRRMIGLFAFFYATLHFTTYLWFDKWFDVLAILKDVGKRPFITVGFAAFVLLIPLAATSPRAMVRRLGRHWATLHRAIYAIALFGVLHFWWMRSGKHDLAQPKLYAVIVAVLLGWRLVGLAWRRVRA, encoded by the coding sequence ATGCCTCCTTCGACGCTGACGCCGGAGCGAGCGCGCCGTCCGCGCTCGGCCGCCGCCGGCGCCTCATCCCGGACCGGCGGCGCGCAGCGAGCTGCCGCGCCGCGCTGGCTCGGGCCGGCCAAGGTGCTCGCCTTCGCGGCCGGCCTTTATCCGCTCGCACGTCTCGTGCTGTTCGCGCTGACCGACCGGCTCGGCGCGAACCCGATCGAATTCATCACTCGCTCGACTGGTCTCTGGACGCTGGTGATGCTGTGCGTGACGCTGGCCGTCACGCCGCTTCGGCGTGCGACGGGCGTGTCCGCGTTGCTGCGGTTTCGCCGGATGATCGGACTGTTCGCGTTCTTTTACGCGACGCTGCACTTCACGACGTATTTGTGGTTTGACAAGTGGTTTGACGTGCTCGCGATCCTGAAGGACGTCGGCAAGCGCCCGTTCATCACGGTCGGTTTCGCCGCGTTCGTGTTGCTGATCCCTCTGGCGGCGACGTCGCCGCGTGCGATGGTGCGCCGGCTCGGCCGTCACTGGGCGACGCTGCATCGCGCGATCTATGCGATCGCGCTGTTCGGCGTGCTCCATTTCTGGTGGATGCGCTCCGGCAAGCACGATCTCGCGCAGCCGAAGCTTTATGCGGTGATCGTCGCGGTGCTGCTCGGCTGGCGACTGGTTGGCTTGGCTTGGCGGAGGGTCCGCGCATGA
- a CDS encoding pilus assembly protein — translation MTTLADRLMSGGAGPRGSVMRVSPATVHAAGCALAFTAAVAGGIHLMDAADWSGLARSRVLLATAQARAAAAQRMLADAVHVRDTGDASVSDADARSVPTWPALVLEVAALTGASGLRIASIEPRSVDGAGADGRRTMRIVADGGFPAARRLMDRLASFRVLAVPVALHIERKALEARIDMTLDVFPTLPALSDAEGAAAPAFASAPAGDPFDGAGAPVVSDGPALRLAGTINGARAALALFDSGDGTFTAIAPGEALGAARLTRVDAGAVMLATADGAHRVVMDDGGGR, via the coding sequence ATGACGACGCTCGCCGATCGGTTGATGTCTGGCGGTGCCGGGCCGCGTGGCAGCGTGATGCGCGTGTCGCCGGCTACCGTGCACGCCGCGGGCTGCGCGCTGGCATTCACGGCAGCGGTGGCGGGCGGCATTCATCTGATGGATGCCGCCGACTGGAGCGGGCTCGCGCGCAGTCGCGTGCTGCTGGCAACCGCGCAGGCGCGGGCGGCCGCGGCGCAGCGGATGCTCGCGGATGCTGTGCACGTGCGCGACACCGGCGACGCCTCCGTGTCCGATGCCGATGCGCGGTCCGTGCCGACGTGGCCGGCCCTGGTACTGGAGGTGGCCGCGTTGACCGGTGCGAGCGGTTTGCGTATTGCATCGATCGAACCGCGAAGCGTGGATGGCGCGGGGGCCGATGGGCGGCGCACGATGCGAATCGTCGCGGACGGCGGTTTTCCTGCCGCACGGCGGTTGATGGACCGGCTCGCGAGTTTCCGGGTACTGGCTGTGCCGGTGGCATTGCACATAGAGCGGAAAGCCTTGGAGGCGCGAATCGACATGACGCTCGACGTATTTCCGACGCTGCCCGCGCTTTCGGACGCGGAAGGCGCCGCAGCTCCGGCATTCGCGAGCGCGCCGGCAGGCGATCCGTTCGACGGTGCGGGTGCGCCCGTGGTGTCCGATGGTCCCGCGCTGCGGCTGGCTGGCACGATCAACGGCGCGCGGGCCGCGCTCGCGTTGTTCGATTCCGGCGACGGAACGTTCACGGCAATCGCGCCGGGCGAAGCGCTCGGGGCGGCCCGTTTGACGCGCGTCGATGCCGGTGCCGTGATGCTCGCGACGGCCGACGGCGCGCACCGGGTCGTTATGGACGATGGAGGAGGCCGATGA
- a CDS encoding penicillin-binding protein 1A, which yields MQSTSPTSPPPAPEPKKRPWWLKALIGLAAMCVALVVAGGLVLGYALVVAWPNMPSLDALTDYRPKVPLRIYTSDHVLIGEFGEERRDIVHFKDVPDSLKKAILAIEDARFYDHGGVDLTGIARAGFVALTNGHASQGASTITMQVARNFFLSSEKTYTRKIYEMLLAYRIERALTKDQILEVYMNQIYLGQRAYGFASAARVYFGKDLKDITLAEAAMLAGLPKAPSAYNPVVNPKRAKVRQEYILQRMLELNFITREQYDEAVAQPLVVKGAGREFSVHAEYVAEMVRQMMYAQYREETYTRGFNVVTTIDSADQQVAYTALRKGIMDYERRHGYRGPEGFIELPAGADDREQAIDDALLEHPDNGELIAAVVTAATPRQITVAFIDGTSATIEGDNLRFASSALSANAQPNRRIRPGAIVRVVKNDAGKWSITQLPQVEGAFISIVPQDGAIRSLVGGFDYNKNKFNHVTQAWRQPGSSFKPFIYSASLDKGLGPATVINDGPLYFSAAETGGQPWEPKNYGGGFEGPMSMRTALQRSRNLVSIRILNHIGTKYAQQYITRFGFDAERHPAYLPMALGAGQVTPLQMAGAYSVFANGGFRVNPYLIAEVTDPNGAIVARAQPLIAEQNAPRAIDARNAYVMNSLLQSVAQRGTGARTNVLKRTDLAGKTGTTNDSHDAWFAGYQHTLAAIAWIGYDNPRSLGDRETGGGLSLPVWIDYMGAALKGVPEFKPTMPDDVQSLGGELYFTEFTPGHGFVSTVGVPQAPATENVDEAVPHVDEQEKQDIMNLFRGH from the coding sequence ATGCAATCCACGTCTCCTACGTCCCCGCCTCCCGCGCCCGAGCCGAAGAAGCGGCCCTGGTGGCTGAAGGCCCTGATCGGCCTCGCCGCGATGTGCGTGGCCCTCGTCGTGGCCGGCGGCCTCGTGCTCGGCTACGCGCTCGTCGTTGCGTGGCCGAATATGCCGTCGCTCGACGCGCTGACCGACTATCGTCCGAAGGTGCCGCTGCGCATCTACACGTCCGATCATGTGCTGATCGGCGAATTCGGCGAGGAACGCCGCGACATCGTCCATTTCAAGGACGTGCCCGACTCGCTGAAGAAGGCGATCCTCGCGATCGAGGATGCGCGCTTCTACGACCACGGCGGCGTCGACCTCACCGGCATCGCCCGCGCCGGTTTCGTCGCGCTGACGAACGGCCATGCGTCGCAGGGCGCGAGCACGATCACGATGCAGGTCGCGCGCAACTTCTTCCTGTCGAGCGAGAAGACCTACACGCGCAAGATCTACGAGATGCTGCTCGCGTACCGGATCGAGCGCGCGCTGACGAAAGATCAGATTCTCGAGGTCTACATGAATCAGATCTATCTCGGCCAGCGCGCGTACGGTTTCGCGAGCGCCGCGCGGGTCTACTTCGGCAAGGACCTGAAGGACATCACGCTCGCCGAAGCGGCGATGCTCGCGGGGCTGCCGAAGGCGCCGTCCGCGTATAACCCGGTGGTGAACCCGAAGCGCGCGAAGGTGCGCCAGGAATACATCCTGCAGCGGATGCTCGAGCTGAACTTCATCACGCGCGAGCAATACGACGAAGCCGTCGCGCAGCCGCTCGTCGTCAAGGGTGCGGGCCGCGAATTCAGCGTACACGCCGAGTACGTCGCTGAAATGGTCCGACAAATGATGTACGCGCAGTACCGCGAGGAAACCTACACACGCGGCTTCAACGTCGTCACGACGATCGACTCCGCCGATCAGCAGGTCGCGTACACCGCGCTGCGCAAGGGCATCATGGATTACGAGCGCCGCCATGGCTATCGCGGGCCGGAGGGCTTCATCGAGCTGCCGGCCGGCGCCGACGATCGCGAGCAGGCGATCGACGACGCCCTGCTCGAGCATCCCGACAACGGCGAGCTGATCGCGGCGGTCGTCACCGCGGCCACGCCGCGCCAGATCACGGTCGCGTTCATCGACGGCACCAGCGCGACGATCGAAGGCGACAATCTGCGCTTCGCGTCGAGCGCGCTGTCGGCCAACGCGCAGCCGAACCGTCGGATCCGCCCGGGCGCGATCGTCCGCGTCGTGAAAAACGACGCGGGCAAATGGTCGATCACGCAATTGCCGCAGGTCGAAGGCGCGTTCATCTCGATCGTCCCGCAGGACGGTGCGATCCGCTCGCTCGTCGGCGGCTTCGATTACAACAAGAACAAGTTCAACCACGTCACGCAGGCGTGGCGGCAGCCGGGTTCGTCGTTCAAGCCGTTCATCTACTCGGCGTCGCTCGACAAGGGCCTCGGGCCGGCCACGGTGATCAACGACGGCCCGCTGTATTTCAGCGCCGCGGAAACCGGCGGCCAGCCGTGGGAACCGAAGAACTACGGCGGCGGCTTCGAAGGCCCGATGTCGATGCGCACTGCGCTGCAGCGCTCGCGCAACCTCGTGTCGATCCGGATCCTCAACCACATCGGCACGAAGTACGCGCAGCAGTACATCACGCGCTTCGGCTTCGACGCCGAGCGCCATCCGGCCTACCTGCCGATGGCGCTCGGCGCCGGCCAGGTCACGCCGCTGCAGATGGCCGGCGCGTACTCCGTGTTCGCGAACGGCGGTTTCCGCGTGAACCCGTACCTGATCGCCGAAGTGACCGATCCGAACGGCGCGATCGTCGCGCGTGCGCAGCCGCTCATCGCCGAGCAGAATGCGCCGCGCGCAATCGACGCGCGCAACGCGTACGTGATGAACAGCTTGCTGCAGAGCGTCGCGCAGCGCGGCACGGGCGCGCGCACCAACGTGCTGAAGCGCACCGACCTCGCGGGCAAGACCGGTACGACGAACGACTCGCACGACGCGTGGTTCGCCGGTTACCAGCACACGCTCGCGGCGATCGCGTGGATCGGCTACGACAACCCGCGCAGCCTCGGCGATCGCGAAACCGGCGGCGGCCTGTCGCTGCCGGTCTGGATCGACTACATGGGTGCGGCGTTGAAGGGCGTGCCGGAATTCAAGCCGACGATGCCGGACGACGTCCAGTCGCTCGGCGGCGAACTGTACTTCACCGAGTTCACGCCGGGGCACGGCTTCGTGTCGACGGTCGGCGTGCCGCAGGCGCCTGCAACCGAGAACGTCGACGAAGCGGTGCCGCATGTCGACGAGCAGGAAAAGCAGGACATCATGAACCTGTTCCGCGGCCACTGA
- a CDS encoding type IV pilus secretin PilQ has protein sequence MIRYRGWATVVWIVLHVAASHAALPPLPPLPAAGWPVAPMQVRAEGVPLPQDLLDGASDPAQLPGQGQADSTPFADAMRPALQAGPGATASAPLLEGPPIPLPPPTRMSDAASRRPGDADDAQRISLNLQGAALAAAFDALARFTGLNIIVAEQVRGTVTLRLNNVRWRDAFDTLLDTHGLAMSRRGNVIWVTPAAELAARERERFETHARAAELEPLSSRTFALHYPRAQDVQRLLAGATGQRLLSKRGAAAADPRTNLLFVTDLGPRVAQIAELIDAIDRPSRQVRIEARIVEGEQGFSRNLGARIALRAQGRAAPADGTALAADARNALDLAARPLGGFDAATAGFTLFAAPLSRVLDVELSALEAQGRGQIVSRPRVVTADRVKAIVEQGSELPYQAKVGNGVSGVQFRRATLKLEVEPQITPDGRVVLDLDVTKDSIGEPTAAGPAIHTKHVQTRVEVEDGGTVAIGGIYEQLNRDDVTRVPLLGKIPVLGALFRHRARRDQRSELVVFITPTVVGARCETAGASGPDAGKTGPDADGARSTRQPLCQ, from the coding sequence ATGATCCGTTACCGAGGCTGGGCGACCGTGGTCTGGATCGTGTTGCACGTCGCAGCCTCCCACGCCGCACTGCCGCCGCTGCCGCCTTTGCCGGCGGCCGGATGGCCCGTCGCGCCGATGCAGGTACGCGCTGAAGGCGTTCCATTGCCGCAAGACCTCCTCGACGGTGCGTCCGATCCCGCCCAGCTGCCGGGGCAGGGGCAGGCCGATTCGACGCCTTTCGCAGACGCGATGCGGCCAGCGCTGCAGGCAGGCCCCGGTGCAACGGCGTCCGCACCGCTGCTGGAAGGGCCGCCGATTCCGTTGCCGCCACCGACCCGCATGAGCGACGCCGCATCGCGCCGTCCCGGCGATGCGGACGACGCGCAGCGGATCTCGCTGAACCTGCAAGGGGCCGCGCTCGCGGCCGCATTCGACGCGTTAGCGCGATTCACCGGGCTCAACATCATCGTCGCCGAGCAGGTGCGCGGAACCGTGACGTTGCGTCTGAACAATGTCCGATGGCGCGATGCGTTCGATACGCTGCTCGACACGCACGGCCTCGCGATGTCCCGGCGAGGCAACGTGATCTGGGTCACGCCGGCGGCCGAACTCGCCGCTCGGGAGCGCGAGCGATTCGAAACGCACGCGCGCGCGGCCGAGCTCGAACCGCTGTCAAGTCGTACCTTCGCGCTGCATTACCCGCGCGCGCAGGACGTGCAGCGGCTGCTGGCCGGCGCGACGGGTCAACGCCTGCTGTCGAAACGCGGCGCCGCGGCGGCCGATCCGCGCACGAATCTGCTGTTCGTCACGGATCTGGGGCCGCGTGTCGCGCAGATCGCGGAGTTGATCGACGCGATCGACCGGCCTTCGCGGCAGGTGCGTATCGAGGCGCGCATCGTCGAGGGCGAACAGGGCTTCTCCCGCAACCTCGGCGCGCGCATCGCGCTCCGCGCGCAAGGGCGGGCAGCGCCGGCCGACGGTACGGCCCTGGCGGCCGACGCGCGCAACGCGCTCGACCTGGCCGCGCGCCCCCTCGGCGGTTTCGACGCTGCGACGGCCGGCTTCACGTTGTTTGCCGCGCCGCTCAGCCGTGTGCTCGACGTCGAGCTGAGCGCGCTCGAGGCGCAAGGACGGGGCCAGATCGTTTCGCGCCCACGCGTGGTAACGGCCGACCGCGTGAAGGCGATCGTCGAGCAGGGCTCGGAGCTGCCGTATCAGGCCAAGGTAGGCAACGGCGTCAGCGGCGTGCAGTTTCGCCGCGCGACGTTGAAGCTCGAGGTCGAGCCGCAGATCACGCCCGACGGACGCGTCGTGCTCGACCTCGACGTGACGAAGGACAGCATCGGCGAGCCGACTGCGGCCGGCCCGGCGATTCATACCAAGCACGTGCAGACGCGGGTGGAAGTCGAAGACGGCGGGACGGTCGCGATCGGCGGGATCTACGAGCAACTGAACCGGGACGATGTGACGCGCGTGCCGCTCTTGGGCAAAATACCCGTACTCGGCGCGCTTTTTCGGCATCGCGCGCGCCGCGACCAGCGCAGCGAACTGGTTGTCTTCATTACGCCGACGGTCGTCGGCGCGCGCTGCGAGACGGCCGGCGCAAGCGGCCCGGATGCGGGAAAAACGGGGCCGGACGCCGATGGCGCCCGCTCGACAAGGCAGCCGCTTTGCCAGTAA
- a CDS encoding fimbrial protein, giving the protein MRADAGFARTATAGPVLGGFNLLPYRERLAHALRRRRAMQCGAAFVLGVLCAGLWTSAATLWRWRVDAERTRVDAQLRQWQPRLDVARRAAGAAAGVAKRDAQAAALAAPYRRIAGLLATLAHARDDTVRLDALRATSSGAVLDVRATSYRAAARWLARIAAERHGWRFDIGELAPASTAPVTGSASPFRFSVRVRWHDGATRQNAAGDSA; this is encoded by the coding sequence ATGAGGGCCGACGCGGGATTCGCGCGGACTGCCACGGCGGGGCCGGTGCTTGGCGGATTCAATCTGCTGCCTTATCGAGAGCGGCTCGCGCATGCGTTACGGCGTCGCCGAGCGATGCAATGCGGCGCAGCGTTCGTATTGGGCGTGCTCTGCGCTGGTCTGTGGACGAGCGCGGCGACCCTGTGGCGTTGGCGCGTGGACGCCGAACGGACACGGGTGGACGCGCAACTGCGGCAATGGCAGCCGCGGCTCGATGTGGCTCGGCGCGCTGCCGGCGCGGCCGCAGGCGTCGCGAAGCGCGACGCGCAGGCGGCCGCGCTTGCCGCGCCTTACCGGCGCATCGCCGGGCTGCTGGCAACGCTGGCGCACGCGCGCGACGACACTGTTCGGCTCGACGCGTTGCGTGCGACGTCGTCCGGCGCCGTGCTCGATGTGCGCGCCACGAGTTACCGGGCCGCCGCGCGGTGGCTCGCGCGGATCGCTGCCGAGCGGCACGGCTGGCGCTTCGATATCGGCGAGCTTGCACCGGCTTCGACCGCGCCGGTCACCGGTTCGGCCTCGCCATTCCGGTTCTCCGTGCGGGTACGCTGGCATGACGGGGCGACTCGGCAGAATGCGGCAGGGGACAGCGCATGA
- the lptM gene encoding LPS translocon maturation chaperone LptM — MRVVFRMSAIVAALAILAGCGQRGPLYLPTVPPLPAKPIQQQDTPPSDVTPTGENASSESTPDTSGMPLTLSPELSSDTTKAATPASSPAAAQ; from the coding sequence ATGCGAGTCGTTTTCCGGATGAGCGCGATTGTAGCGGCTTTGGCGATTCTTGCCGGTTGCGGTCAACGCGGTCCGCTCTATCTGCCCACCGTGCCTCCGCTGCCGGCGAAGCCCATTCAGCAGCAGGACACGCCGCCGTCCGACGTTACGCCGACCGGCGAAAATGCGTCGTCCGAGAGCACTCCAGATACTTCCGGCATGCCGCTCACGCTTTCGCCCGAACTGTCGAGCGATACGACGAAGGCGGCCACGCCCGCATCCTCCCCGGCTGCCGCGCAGTAA